CAGGGGAAAACTTTTTCAGAAACGTCGTACCGGATCAAGATTTTTAGATGATTTCTTTTTTCTTCGCACCTTAGAAAGTTATCGGGATAAAATTCGTTTTTGTCTCAATTATGCTAGGCCAACTCCTCTAGAGTGGCGTCTTTTCAGTGTTCCAAGGGGCTTATATTTCATTTACTATTTTGTTCGGCCGATCCGCCTAATCATCAAATATTTTATTCGATTGTTCAAGCATCCTCTAAAACGTGATCTGGCTATTTTTGTCCCCACATCTTTGTCAGCAGTAGATCGAATGCTTGAGTTGGCAGCCATAGGCCCGAACGATATTGTTTACGATTTAGGTTGTGGCGATGGACGGATGGTCATTCGAGCCGCCCAGAAATGTGGGGCACGGGGAATCGGAATCGATATCGATTCAAAACTTGTTTGTCAGGCTCAAGAAAAAGCCCGTGAGGAGGGGGTGGATCCTCTGGTGAAATTTTCAAGAGCGGATGTCAAGAAGGCATTGATCCAGGATGCAACGGTGGTCATGTTATCCCTCCCTTCCTCCGCTTATCCTAAACTGAAGACTCTTCTTCAGAATCAACTTCGTCAAGGAACACGAATCGTAACGCGTCGATTGTTTATGGATGATTTTCCCATGATTAAACAAGAATCCTTTTGGGATAGCTCTGGCATCAGGCACACCCTTTATCTCTATCATGTGATAACAAATCATCCAGATAAGAGCATAAACTGATACAAGTCATATAGTGACATGCGTACTCAATCATCATCTCCGTTGTTAACTGATTTAATTCGATATGAGGCCGTGCCTTCCACCTATCCAAAATTTTAGAATAATCATAAAAATCCCAGACCATGGGTAAATTCTTCCACTGTTGGAGGTTTGCGAGCCATTTTGAATGATGAAAGTTATAGAGTAGAAACCAATCGGCCGCCTGTTCTCCCCGATGAATATTCAAACAAATTTCTTCAGGAACCCAACCGGCCAATCCTTCGCGGACCAGCAAACGGCGCTCTACTTTATCATTGCCTTTTCGATAAACCCACGGTGGGATGTTGTAACAAAATCGGATGAGATCTAGGTTGCGCGTAGGATCTAATAGTTCTATGCCATATCTAAGGGCCATCGGCATGCTGGAACTTTGACGGGGAGCTCCCCAGACTCCACTCAACATCCAATAATGGGGATTGATCAAGCACCCACTCTTTCGACGCAAAATCCGTCGTGCTCTAGAAGAACGAATAAACCGAGTTTGATGTGGGTTTGAAGGATCTTCAAAAAGCCCTTGGGGATTGAACCACGCCCTCGCCCAGGCTGAAAGTCTTGGTCGAAGACGTTGAAATAGGGACCCCTCGCCTCCCCAGGAAATAGTCCCATTTCCTCCATCTCCACTTAATAGAACACGACCCTGATTGGTTAAGGTGCGATCAAAAGAAGCCAGGTACCAATCCATATTAGACACATTTCGAATGGGCTGATCAATATGAGGATAAAACGTTTTTAAAAAATCAAAGATATCGGTTTCTGGAGATGACTGATAGATATCATGTTGAATATTTGAATATTTTTTCAATACCTTTTCAATGAGGGAAAGTTCGTGATAATACCAGCCTGGGTTATAGCTCGGGCCTTCCAGGCCTACTGGAATGGAGGTAAAGCCGTGGAGCAAACGGTTTTTCCCCCCTAGAAGACGGGCTGCCACGCAGGCGATAGAGGTAGAGTCTAAACCACCACTGATATGGGCATGAACCGGGAAATCCGTACGTAGACAACTGCGAACGGCCCTTTCAAAAAGTTCTCGGAAGTGTTCATAATAATCTTCTCGGGTCCGATAACGAATGGGTGCTCGATCTTTTTTTAAAGACCAATAAGATCCAGCATGGAATTCGTTGCCTTTTAAATAAAGGTATCCCGCACGAGGAAGTTTCTGAACTTCTCGATAGCAAGTTTCTGTCAAGGGCATCGCATCTAACGCAAAATGGGCAAATAAATTTTGATTAATAGAGAGAGAATCACAGAGGATTCGAAAGGGACTAAAATAATTGGCAAAGATCAAATATCGATTCTTTTGATAAGTAAAGAAACACGGTCGAGTTGAAAAGGGGTCGACGGCAATAAACCACTCATTCTTCGCCTGATCCCAGATGGCAAAAAGATAATGACCTTTTAAATGGTGAACACAATCTCGTCCCCATTTTAAATAGGATAATAAGATCAGCTTACAATCGGCTGACTGTTGAGCTTCATGAGATGATAATGCTAATTCAAGGATCAGGTCTTCACGATGGGTTAAATAGACCTGGGAGAGGATTAGAGATTTGGATGAGGGATGTTCATAAGGCATGAGACCCCAAGAACATTCTGGAGTCACAAACCGCTGTGTTGAGATGAGACCCACTGAACCTTTTACCCAAATGGTTTGATGATCTGGCGTCCATTTAGGAGTTTTAAAGATACACCGAATCAGATCTTCACGATGAACGGGTTTACCATCTAATTGAATGACACCTAGTAATGCATTCATAAGATAAATCCAACCTTAAATAGTGTGAACAGGCGCAGAAATACTTTTCGTTTATATCATGTTCCTAACAGGCCGCTTCAGCCAGAATAACTTCAAAGACTTCGACCGCTCTGCCATGATTCTTCTGACTCAACGAAAATTATTCATGGAGATCGACTATGAAGCAAGGTCGGGCGTGACAAACTATCCAGAATCCGTCTCACTCGAGGTGGCCCGTCCCGGTCGACTCAATCTTGTTGTATGGCAACAAGATCTTATTTTCGACGATATTCTCATCCGTAGTACGGAATCTCTCAATTGGGTGACACCTGCAACATCGGTTGAGCCACAGGATAAGACCATTCTGTCAACCGGTTCAGAGTGGATACAATCTATTCCCATGCAAGTTAAAAAACATTCTAGAAAAATTTGATGATATCAGAATAAGTCCGCTACTCTAGAAGACCGGGAAACCCCGTTGATCAAGGTAGTCAAATCGCTGCATAACGCTCCCATGTGCATCCAGCAGGCGATCGATTTGTCCCTGATTGAGAATTTCTCGATAACTTCCTACTTGTCCTTTACGAAAAAATGTCTTGGCCGTTTTAGGCCTTTCTCTAAAACCAGACTCCTGTTCTTGATTTTGCAAGCGAGAAAATCGACATGATTCCAGTGCTTCTTTAACTTGCGCCTGATCATATTCTGTCAACCCCAAAAACTTCACAGCTGAATAAAAAGTAAAAAGAGAATTATTCAACATATCTTCATAACGAATCAGATGAACTTTCATTTTAGCTTCATCCACCCAGCTCAATACATGCTGGCTCCAGCTGAGTAAACGTTGCCTGCATGGAATTTCAAAAAAGGTGTTTCCGCGAGCAAAGCCATAGGTTGTATCATTCATTTTGTCAATCATATCCTCTCTATTTTCCACTCCACGCAAGTGGGCAAAGGACACCGCCACGTCGAGGGGATTGCGGATGAAATACAGGGCGATTTGATGGGTGAAGTGCCCTAAGAGGGGACTTCCATCAGATCGATAGGTGTACGCATCGTGCGTTCTGAAAAATCGGTTTTTCTCGGTAATATTTTGTTGCCACGACTCATATAACTCAGCACGACGCTGATCTATTTCTTCATGGGTCAGAAAATGTGTATCAATACCGTAAGCGTCATCAAATATAGCGTGAGTACTTGCCGGAGGGGCCAATAGCTCATTTAACTGAATGGCGTCATCCTCAGGGTTGAGGAGGGCCGTCAGAAATGCTCTAAACCAGGTATTTCCTGATCTTGGATAAGAGGCTAACCAGACCAGTGGAAGGGATATGGGCATTGAAATTCTCCAGTTAATATTGTTTAAACCTCTTGCGGGATATATTCTAAAAAGATTGAATTCAACTCTTTCCAAACAAGATCCAAAGGTTGTTGACCTACCCATCGTGTAAGATGATACAGAGAGACTTGATTTGCCAATTTCATTAGCAATCTCTGATATATTTTTTGATATCCTAATTTCTTAAACAGGAATAGATGATAGTGTCTCAGGTCTAAATTGTCCATCTTATGAACCCCAGTTAATTTCTTAACAGAAACGTCTTCCTTTTTGTTCATCGTGTCAATACTGATCACGCCTGAAATCGGCAAAGGACGATTGGAAAAAATATTCTCTGTTTTAAAGAAAAATTGCTGCAGGCAAGGGCGAATGGGTCGCAACAAATGATGATCGATTTGAAGTTGGTCGGCGGCAGCCTTCCACAACCTCAAATGACGGATACCAGGTTCGACCATAAGAACACCCTCTTCCCTCTCAGTTACAACACAAAAATGATCACTGACGAGCTTAGCCCCTTGTCTTAAAGCATATCCTGCCAAAGTCGAGCTCCCTCCTCCTGGGGGAGAAAGGAGGAGAATGCTTTCTTTTTCATTCCAACTCAAGGCACAACCCCTCACGAGCCACTTCCCACGCAGGAGTAGCCAATAAGGCAAGGCTGCATAAAGTAAAAAAGCAGCAATATCATCCTCACACTTTGTTAAAGGGTGTATATCAATACGGTAGGGTTGACAATGATAATGTGCAATTCCATCCACAAGTAAGAATATATTTTCTGAATCAATCTTTAAACGCAATCCAAAGGCCTCAAAATTAAAGCCCCTCGAATGATTGATCTCACTTAAATCTATACTACAATCTGCAGTCGTTATGTCCGAAGAAACCTCGGACAAAGGTAGGGGCCAAGGTGATTCGATATTAAAACCAAAAGCGTGATAGTTATGCTTCATAAGCCATTGCTGAAATTTCCTTTAATTTCCGGGGAATCAAGGGTAAGAGGTCTGAGGCGAGAAGGCCTTGAGTACAGTTTATTTGCTGTACGGCTTCGTCACCGCAAGCGCCGTGGAGGTAAACCCCTAATTTTGCTGCTTCTAAGGAACTCATCCCCTGTGCTAAAAATCCTCCGATCATCCCCGCTAGAAGATCGCCCATCCCCCCCACGGCCATCGCCGCATTTCCAGTGACATTCAGATCAAGATTTCCTTCTGAAGAAGCGATGACCGTTCCCGCACCTTTCAAAACAACAATGCTTTTTGTTTCTTGGGCCCATTGTCTTGCTATATTCCATCGATCCTCCTGAATCTCCAGAATCGTCTTACCCGTCAAGCGAGCCATTTCCCCCGGATGGGGGGTGAGAATGACGGGTGCTTTGGCCTTGAGTAAAGAAGAAGGATTTTGAGCCAGAATATTAAGGGCATCGGCATCCATCACCATGGGGACTGAAACTTGAGGAAGCAGGCGGTGGATAAGCACCCCTGTTTCCTCTTGGGTTGAAAGACCTGGGCCGATCACCATTGCCTTTGCCCGCTTCAAAAAATTTAAAATAGGATCCAAGGCACTGAGTCCGAGTGTACCTGACTCTGATTCAGGAAGGGGCACGGTCATCGGCTCTGTAAGTTTGATTTCCATAATGGAATTTAAACTTTTAGGGATTCCTACGGTGACAAGACCTGCGCCTGATCTTAAAGCAGCTAGAGAAGCAAGGGTAGGCGCCCCCGTCAGCCCCGGAGAGCCCCCTAAAATCAAGAGATGGCCAAAATCTCCTTTGTGCGAAAGGCGTTTTCTTTTTGGAGGGAAGGTTAAATCATCTGGAAGAAGCAAAGATTCTCTAGGGTCTAAATCATTTAAAAGTGGTTCTGGAATTCCTAAATCTACCACATGAAGAACCCCAACCCATTCGAGCGCTTCTCCCAAAAAAAGACCCTGTTTGGGAAGACCGAGGGTAACGGTATGATCCGCTCGAACTCTAATCCCCCTGACGCATCCACGATCAGGGTCAAGGCCGCTGGGAAGATCAATAGCAATAACTGAAAGAAATTTTTTTAAGTTAATAAATTCTGTCGTCTCCGCAAAAATTCCCTGAAGAGATCCTTTTGAACCGGTCCCTAAAAGAGCGTCTACGAGAATCGCCTCTTTCGGCAAATCAGAATTGACTCTTTCCAAATCATCTCGAGTCTTCACCTCTAAAATGAGAGGACTACGAGATTGCAGCTTCTTAAAAGATTCTCGAGCGGTTCCCTTAATTTCGTCAAAGGATCCTAAAACTAAAGTCTGAGTTTTAACCTCATGCTCCTCCAAAATTCTTGCCGCGACAAAAGCATCGCCGCCATTATTCCCTTTCCCTGCAAAAAGAATCACCTGTCTTGGCCACTCATTTTGACGGAGGAGATTTAACACAAGCTCAGCCACCCCCGCCCCTGCTTTTTCCATCAAACTTAAAGCCGTAATCCCATATTCATGGGTCATTTTCTCGTCTAATTCTCTCATCTGACGAGCGGTGATTATTTTCACAATTTCCACCATGGCCCTTCTGGCCGCACAAGTGTATGAAAAATAGAAGGCAGCTCCCCACGAGCTTGCTTTTATAAATTAATTTCTACCTGAATTTTGATGTTTGATGTTTGATTTTTGATTTTTTTTCACCTTCCCCAAAATAATCGCCTCAGCCACTGCATAGTGATCTGAATGTGTAAAACTTGCTTGAACTGTTTGAATCTTCCACAAATCTTTTTTTTGGAGAATGCGGGAATCGAGCTGAATGCGTGGAGGGCCTGAAGGTTGCACCCTCACTTCTATCCATTGGAGTGAAACTTGTTTTTTTAATAAGGCTAAGGCCTTCAAAACGGCTATTTTACAAGCCCATCGGGCCCGATAGTGAATCTCAGGGCGCCTTTTCTGATCACAATATTTTCTTTCTGGAAGGGTAAAGGATTTTTCGAAAAACTTTTTCTTGTTCTCTTGAACAATCTGTGACCATCTTTCCTCATCAACCATCTCTAACCCAACACCGAGGATGTTCATAACTGTTCAGCCTAACCTTCGCTCACCGAGGCGGATAAAAATAGTCTGCAGTCCACAGTCGACAGTCAATGGTCGACAGCTTTCAAGGAATTATTTATTTTCTATGGACTGTGGACCGTTGACTATGGACTAATTTTAGTATTAATCATCTCCACCATTTCCCTCACCGCCTTCTCAAGGCCTATAAAAAGGGCTCGAGCGATAATCGCATGTCCAATATTTACTTCCTCTAAATAGGGAACCGTAAGGATTCGATGAATGTTTAAATAATGAAGGCCGTGACCTGCATGAATATTGAGTCCCAAAGTATGCGCAAGATTCGCCCCCTGAAAAAGCTTTTTCAAACACTGATTTTCCTCACGCCTACTTTTAGCTTCAGAAAAAGGGCCTGTATGAAATTCTATAAAATCAGCGCCCGCCTCTTGGGCTCTCCTGATTTGACCTTCTTGTGAATCAATAAAAAGTCCCGCCAAAATTTTTTGCGCTTTAAATTTAAAAATGGATTTTTTTAAAGAGAAAAAATTTTTAGAGATGTCAACTCCCCCTTCTGTGGTCAACTCCTGCCTTTTTTCTGGAACAAGTGTGACTTGATCAGGCTTGAGCTTGAGCGCTAATTTCACCATCTGAACGGTGTTGGCCATCTCTAAATTTAATTTAGAACGAATTGTTTTCCTTAATAACTCTACATCTCGCAATTGAATATGCCGTCGGTCTTCCCTTAAATGAACCGTAATATTTTTCGCTCCGGCTAACTCGCACAGGGCTGCAGCCCAAACCGGATCCGGCTCCCGGGCAAAACGGACTTGCCTCAAGGTTGCTACATGATCAATGTTAACGCCTAGATGTATCATTCGCTTCGCTCAAATTCAAAATGAAAAAGTCAAAATGTAAAATGACAACCTGAAATTCAAAATTTCTAATGTCCTTGCGAGGGAGACATTTTAAGTTTTACATTGTCCGACAAGATTTTTGATGTTTGGATTTTGATATTTATTTCTCTCCCAATTCTTTCTCAATCGCTTCAGCAATATTCTCTGCCAGTTTCTGAATCTGGTCCTGATTCTCTCCCTCGATCATGACACGCGCAATCGGCTCAGTTCCAGAATAGCGTACTAAAGTTCTCCCTTCCAGACCCAGCGCTTGATTTGCCTGATGGATCGCCTTTTTCACAGACACAATTTCTTCTAGATTCTTCTTTTCTCGAACGCGAATGTTCAGCAAAACTTGTGGGAATCTTTGAAAACACGATCTTAATTCCGAAAGGAATTTTCCAGATTCAACCAACACCCTCAGAATTTGTAGGGCACTGATCAATCCATCCCCTGTCGTCGTAAAATCTCTAAAAATCATATGGCCTGATTGTTCGCCCCCAAAAAGAGCGTCTCGCTTCAACATTTCTTCAATCACAAAGCGATCTCCAACTTTCGTACGAAGAATCTCTCCTCCTAAAGAATGAATAAATTGATCCAAACCAAAATTACTCATCACCGTGGTCACGAGAAGTTTCTTTCGATAGCCATTTAAAAAAAGATCGCGGGCACAAATGGCCATCATGTCATCCCCATCCACAAGACTCCCTTTTTCATCGGAAAAGATCACACGGTCCGCATCTCCATCGAGTGAAATCCCAACATGAGCATGGTGTTCCATCACTTTTTGTCTCATCCCTTCTGGAAAAAGAGACCCACATTTTTTGTTGATATTGGTTCCATTGGGTTCATTCCCATAAACAAAAACCTGAGCACCTAATTCTTTCAAAACAAGGGGAGCAGCCTTGTAAGCAGCTCCATGGGCACAATCTAAAACGATTTTGAGTCCATCCAATGTCATTCCCTTCGGAAAAGAATTTTTAACGAACTCGACATAACGCCCCAAGGCATCGTCAATCCGGTACGCCTTGCCAACATCATGAGCGGTTGGACGAATGTGCGTAATCGTTCCTCTTGAAACCAATTGCTCCATTTGTTCTTCTAATCGAGCTGGAAGTTTAAGCCCTTCTCTTGAGAAAAATTTAATGCCATTGTCTTCAAAACCATTATGACTGGCTGAAATGACAATCCCCGCATCGGCCCGAAGGCTTCGCGTCATAAAAGCAACCCCTGGAGTGGGCAAAGGACCTAAGAGAAGAACATCGACTCCCATAGAGCAAATACCCGCTGCCAAGGCACTCTCAAACATATATCCCGAGAGGCGGGTGTCTTTACCAATGACAATGCTATGGCGCCGGTGGTTTTTGCGAAAGATATAGGCCGCCGCTCTCCCCAGTTGAAGCGCAACCTCTACCGTCATCGGATCCGTGTTGGCCACTCCTCGAATTCCATCGGTGCCAAAGAGTTTTGTTGTTTCTTCTAGCATCATCATATCCTCCTCCTTAAAGATAGTTCAAAGTTCAAAGTTTAAAGTTCAAAGAAAATCAAAAAAACACAGCCTCTTTAAGTCCTTAAACTTTGAACTTTGAACCTTAAACTTTTTTTTAAGCCGTCGCTTCCAACTCACCCAAAATCTCAACCTCGATCGACTGAGGCTGAATCCCAACAATATTCAGTCCCTTCACAGGAATCACATTGACCGGCAATTGATATTTTCCTGGTTTTAAATCTGTAACATCTACAAATGCTTTTAAATCGGAATCGGAAAGCTTCCCCATCAATTCTGATCCTCCTTCAAGGCTTACTTCTATTTGAGGGTTGAGAATGTGAGTAGCCAAATGATCTTTAAGCCCATACAAAAGTGCCACTGGAACATGATTGAATTTTTTACGAGACATCTCTTGGTCAATTTTGACATAAATATCCACTGGCTGAACATCACTTCGCCTATCCTCACTGTTTAAAATGGGTTTCAGAGAAATGGTTTGGGCAAAAGATCGTGACCTCCCTGTCAACAGAATCGGTTGAGTTTCAATTTCCGAGAGGCTTTCCAGTCTCGCCTTAGGTCCTTCGACTCTTACAATTGCGGGACTGACTACAAAATCTTTTAGATAAAAACCTTTTTCAGGTTTGCCAATAAAATTCGCTTTAACTTTAAGCTCTTTCTCGACCAAGCGATCTAAAGTGATACTCAACTGATTTGGAAAAATTTCCAGAATTTGAGTGTGACCAGGAATCGTGAAGTCCTCGTCTGAAAGCGTAAATTGAACCACTCCTGGGGTTTTAATTCCCTTGAGATCATGCATCACTTGAATGGAATCCTCCATTGTATCTCGCATCACATCTTGAGGACCCGCCAAAACCATTCGAATCCTCTGAATCCCTCGCTTGACAACCACCATCGAGGGAGCAACTTCTAAATGATACGAAATATCGTGAAAAACTCGCTTGGTCGTAATTTCCCCCTGCACCATCACCCAAACGATGATAGATAAAATGATCGACCAAATCTTAATCGCAAAATCGCGAATGATCCAATCACGAAATTTCATTTAGATTTCCTTATCGTAAACCACTTCCTTTTCTTTCCTTCTCGAATGAGCCTAGCTCTCAAGACTTCTTTTAATCGGTCCTGGTCTAAATTTCCACTGAATTTTCCATCCATGGCAACCGTTATTTTTCCAGTCTCTTCCGAAACAACAATAACGACTGCATCTGTTTCTTCTGTGAGTCCCAGGGCAGCTCGATGACGGGTTCCCATTGATTTTTCAATATTAGGCTGCTGCGTCAAAGGGAATAAGCAGGCCGCCGCCGCGACATGATCTCCCTCAATAATAACCCCTCCGTCATGCAAAGGGGTTTTCGGATGAAAAAGGGTCATCAAGAGCTCCGTTGAAACCACTGCGTCCACTTTGACTCCACTTTCAATATAATTTTTTAATCCCACTTCATCTTCAATGGCAATAAGGGCTCCAATGCGCCTCTTAGAAAGAATATGGCCGGCCTCTACAATTTTATCTAAAACCCCTTCACTACGCCCTAAACTGGGCAAAAATGGATTTCCTCCTAAGCTGGCCAAAACACGTCTTAATTCGGGTTGAAAGAGAATAATCAGCGCAATAACAGCTACGGGGAAAACTTTGGTCAAAAGCCAATTCACCGTTTCCAGGCGAAGGCGTTGAGCCAAAAAGAAAATCACAATTAAAATAATCAGTCCCTTTAAAACTTGAACGGCACGTGTTCCTCGGATGTATCTAAAAAGATAATAAAAAAAAACCGCCATCACCCCAATTTCAAGAACCGGTCTCCAAAGAGAGGGGAAGGAAGGTAAAAAGGCTAGACTCATATAAGGATAAAGATATTTCATGATTGTAACCTATGGTCCAGGAGCCACTCAAAAGGGATAAAAATCCAAAGTCCAAAAATCAAAATGCAAAATGACAATCTAAAACTCAAAATTTTTCTACGCAAAACAATCGGTAACATTTTAAATTTTGATCTGTCATTTTTATTTTTGATATTTGGATTTTCACTGCTGTTCAATAGCCTCCAACATCTTCAAGAGTTCTACTGTCTCCTTCACATCATGAACCCGAATGACAGAAGCCCCATGATAAAAAGCGGCCGCCACACAGGCCAGGCTTCCGATTTTTCTCTCATCTGGTTTTTGATTGAGCACATGCCCAATAAAAGACTTTCGAGAAGGTCCAATGAATAAGGGACGCCCACTCTTTCGAAAGTAGTATAAATTTTTCAGAATTTCCAGATTCTGTTCCGTTTTTTTTCCAAAACCAATTCCAGGGTCTATCAAAATCTGCTCTCGAGCGATCCCTGCCCTCTCGGCAAGGCCTATTCTTTCTTCAAAATATTTTAGAATTTCTTCCCGCAAAGATTCATAATGGGTATCATCCTGCATGGTGAGGGGGGTGCCTCGAATATGCATAAGAACAAGACCTGCCCCAAACCTCGAGACCACAGAAGCCATGTCAAGATCGAGAGTCAGTCCTCCAATATCGTTGACAATTTTTGATCCTCTTTCCAGAGCGGCTTGAGCCACAGAGGCTCGATAAGTATCTACAGAAATGGGAACATGAACTCGCGGGCTCAAATATTCAATCACAGGAAGAATACGGTTTTTCTCTTCCTCCTCAGAAATGGGGCTTGAGCCAGGCCGAGTTGAAAGTCCTCCCACATCAATAAAATCAGCCCCTTCCTTTGCCAATTGGAGCCCGTGCTGAATGGCTTGATCAAACCTAATAAAACGTCCGCCATCATAAAAAGAATCCGGCGTTACATTGAGAATACCCATGACAAGAGGACGTGAAAGGAGAGGAAGAACTTGGCCTTTGATTCTCCAAATCGAATTTTCATTCAAAGATTCGATGGGGATCCTCTCGCTATTTGAACGCATACGTATCTATATAACCGCCGTACCGTTTTCCTGAGTTTTTTCCTGAATCGGGTCCGATCTTTTCCTTAAAATTTTGTCATAAGGATTAATGGTGGGATCCACTTGTGGAACAACCTTCCCTGAAACAATTGCCTCAATTTCTTTACCTTCCATCACTTCTCTTTTTAGCAAGGTCTCAGCAATACCGATCAATTTATCTCTATTTTCTTCAACGAGTTTCTTTGCCCTTTGATAACATTCGTCAATGATTTTCCGAACTTCTTGATCAATATTAAGTGCGGTTGCTTCCGAATAATCAACGGATCGAGAAATCTCACGTCCTAAGAAAATATGCTCTTCCCTTTCTCCAAAGGTCATGGGCCCTAATTTTTCACTCATTCCCCATTCACAGACCATTTTGCGAGCCATCTGAGTCGCATTTTTAAGATCACTGCAAGCTCCCGAAGTCACTTCACCAAAAGTTAGTTCCTCGGCAACGCGGCCGCCCATCATTCCTGTAATTTGGCCTAATAATTCCTTCTTTGCCTGAGTATAGCGATCGGTCTGAGGAAGCTGCATCGTTGCACCCAGATAAGCCAGTCCTCTAGGAATAATTGTGACCTTATGCAAAGGCTCTGTCTCCGGCA
This is a stretch of genomic DNA from Chlamydiota bacterium. It encodes these proteins:
- the folP gene encoding dihydropteroate synthase, translated to MRSNSERIPIESLNENSIWRIKGQVLPLLSRPLVMGILNVTPDSFYDGGRFIRFDQAIQHGLQLAKEGADFIDVGGLSTRPGSSPISEEEEKNRILPVIEYLSPRVHVPISVDTYRASVAQAALERGSKIVNDIGGLTLDLDMASVVSRFGAGLVLMHIRGTPLTMQDDTHYESLREEILKYFEERIGLAERAGIAREQILIDPGIGFGKKTEQNLEILKNLYYFRKSGRPLFIGPSRKSFIGHVLNQKPDERKIGSLACVAAAFYHGASVIRVHDVKETVELLKMLEAIEQQ
- a CDS encoding pyridoxine 5'-phosphate synthase; amino-acid sequence: MIHLGVNIDHVATLRQVRFAREPDPVWAAALCELAGAKNITVHLREDRRHIQLRDVELLRKTIRSKLNLEMANTVQMVKLALKLKPDQVTLVPEKRQELTTEGGVDISKNFFSLKKSIFKFKAQKILAGLFIDSQEGQIRRAQEAGADFIEFHTGPFSEAKSRREENQCLKKLFQGANLAHTLGLNIHAGHGLHYLNIHRILTVPYLEEVNIGHAIIARALFIGLEKAVREMVEMINTKISP
- a CDS encoding holo-ACP synthase, giving the protein MNILGVGLEMVDEERWSQIVQENKKKFFEKSFTLPERKYCDQKRRPEIHYRARWACKIAVLKALALLKKQVSLQWIEVRVQPSGPPRIQLDSRILQKKDLWKIQTVQASFTHSDHYAVAEAIILGKVKKNQKSNIKHQNSGRN
- a CDS encoding NAD(P)H-hydrate dehydratase, with translation MVEIVKIITARQMRELDEKMTHEYGITALSLMEKAGAGVAELVLNLLRQNEWPRQVILFAGKGNNGGDAFVAARILEEHEVKTQTLVLGSFDEIKGTARESFKKLQSRSPLILEVKTRDDLERVNSDLPKEAILVDALLGTGSKGSLQGIFAETTEFINLKKFLSVIAIDLPSGLDPDRGCVRGIRVRADHTVTLGLPKQGLFLGEALEWVGVLHVVDLGIPEPLLNDLDPRESLLLPDDLTFPPKRKRLSHKGDFGHLLILGGSPGLTGAPTLASLAALRSGAGLVTVGIPKSLNSIMEIKLTEPMTVPLPESESGTLGLSALDPILNFLKRAKAMVIGPGLSTQEETGVLIHRLLPQVSVPMVMDADALNILAQNPSSLLKAKAPVILTPHPGEMARLTGKTILEIQEDRWNIARQWAQETKSIVVLKGAGTVIASSEGNLDLNVTGNAAMAVGGMGDLLAGMIGGFLAQGMSSLEAAKLGVYLHGACGDEAVQQINCTQGLLASDLLPLIPRKLKEISAMAYEA
- a CDS encoding phosphoglucosamine mutase; translation: MLEETTKLFGTDGIRGVANTDPMTVEVALQLGRAAAYIFRKNHRRHSIVIGKDTRLSGYMFESALAAGICSMGVDVLLLGPLPTPGVAFMTRSLRADAGIVISASHNGFEDNGIKFFSREGLKLPARLEEQMEQLVSRGTITHIRPTAHDVGKAYRIDDALGRYVEFVKNSFPKGMTLDGLKIVLDCAHGAAYKAAPLVLKELGAQVFVYGNEPNGTNINKKCGSLFPEGMRQKVMEHHAHVGISLDGDADRVIFSDEKGSLVDGDDMMAICARDLFLNGYRKKLLVTTVMSNFGLDQFIHSLGGEILRTKVGDRFVIEEMLKRDALFGGEQSGHMIFRDFTTTGDGLISALQILRVLVESGKFLSELRSCFQRFPQVLLNIRVREKKNLEEIVSVKKAIHQANQALGLEGRTLVRYSGTEPIARVMIEGENQDQIQKLAENIAEAIEKELGEK
- a CDS encoding sulfotransferase domain-containing protein, which gives rise to MPISLPLVWLASYPRSGNTWFRAFLTALLNPEDDAIQLNELLAPPASTHAIFDDAYGIDTHFLTHEEIDQRRAELYESWQQNITEKNRFFRTHDAYTYRSDGSPLLGHFTHQIALYFIRNPLDVAVSFAHLRGVENREDMIDKMNDTTYGFARGNTFFEIPCRQRLLSWSQHVLSWVDEAKMKVHLIRYEDMLNNSLFTFYSAVKFLGLTEYDQAQVKEALESCRFSRLQNQEQESGFRERPKTAKTFFRKGQVGSYREILNQGQIDRLLDAHGSVMQRFDYLDQRGFPVF
- a CDS encoding TIGR00159 family protein, which codes for MSLAFLPSFPSLWRPVLEIGVMAVFFYYLFRYIRGTRAVQVLKGLIILIVIFFLAQRLRLETVNWLLTKVFPVAVIALIILFQPELRRVLASLGGNPFLPSLGRSEGVLDKIVEAGHILSKRRIGALIAIEDEVGLKNYIESGVKVDAVVSTELLMTLFHPKTPLHDGGVIIEGDHVAAAACLFPLTQQPNIEKSMGTRHRAALGLTEETDAVVIVVSEETGKITVAMDGKFSGNLDQDRLKEVLRARLIREGKKRKWFTIRKSK